DNA sequence from the Actinacidiphila yeochonensis CN732 genome:
CCGACGAGCCGGTCGCCGACGCGCTGCTGCGCAACCTGCTGCGGTACGCGGCCGCCCCGGCCCCGGCCACCGGGCGGTTCGGGGTGCTCGCCGCCGACCCGGCCGGCGCCGCCGCGACCACCCTCAAGGCGGCCGGCGCCGACCTCACCGCGCTCACCACGGTGGACGCCGCCGCGCTGGCCGCGCTGGACGTGCTGCTGGTGGACGCCTCGGCCGGCAACGACGCCGCGCTGGCCTCACTGAAGGCCGCCGCCTCCGACGTCACCGGCTGGATCGAGGCCGGCGGCACCCTGTGGGTCAACGGAGCCACCCCGGACACGCTGCCCGCCGTGGCCGCGTTCCTGCCCAAGGGCGCGTCGCTGTCCGCGGTGGACGCCACCCACCAGCACGGTGCCGTCGTCACCGGCGACTCGCCGCTCACCGCCGGGCTCAGCAACGCCGACCTGGACTGGCCGGGCGCCGGCAGCACGCTGGTGACCAGCACCGTCACCGCCAAGGGCGGCACCGGCGCGGTGGCCACCCGGGCGGTGGACTGGAGCCAGTTCACCGCCGGCAACGAGCAGACCAAGTACGGCAAGGCCGCGCACAGCGCCGTCGGCTTCACGGCCGGCACCGCGCTGTGGCACGGACCGCTCGGCAAGGGAACGGTCGTCGTCGACCAGCTGCTGTGGCCGGTGAAGACCGCGCTGCCCGCCCAGGTGGGACTGGCGGCCGCGCTGGCAGCCAACGTCGGCGCCGCCTTCGCCGCGGGCTCCGGCTCCGGCCAGCTGCCCACCTCCGGGTGGAAGGGCTTCACCAACCCGGCGAGCAGCAACCCGGCCAACGCCTTCGACCGCAACCCCAGCACCCGCTGGAGCACCGACACGCTCCGCGAGCCGGGCATGTACTACGGCCTGGACCTCGGCGCCGAGCACACGATCGACAAGATCATCTGGGACGCCTCCGCCTCCAGCGGCGACTGCCCCAGCGCCGCCGACCTCCAGGTCTCCACCGACAACTCCACCTGGACCACGGTGCTCAGCCTCGCCGACACCTCCCCGTACACCACGGGCGGCGTCATGACGCTGAGCTTCGACCCGGTGGCCGCCCGCTACCTGAAGGTGGTCAACACCAAGGCCGGCGGGCTGTACATGTCGGTCCACGAGATCTACGTGTACGCCGTGCGGTAGCCGCCGGCCCGCCCGACGGCAGTAGCCGGCCGCCCGCACCCCGTGCCACCGGGGTGCGGGCGGCCGGCTCAGCGGCATGCCCGGGGACGGAGGGCCGACGGCCGGGAGCGGCCCGCTGCGGCCGCGGCATCGGCGACAGGCGTCCCGGTCACCGAACAGTCGTCGGATGTCTCTGGGGGGAGATGCTGCGCGCACTCTTTACATGGGTCGGGTGTGGTCATATAAAGGTCCGGACATCGGATGTCTTGCCGACTAGTGACGTCCGTGTGGACCGGTCGGGAAGCGCTACGGGACGGCGCTTCCCGACGCGTCCGCCGTGTCGCCCCGCCCCGCCACGCCGCTCCCGCGCCACCCCGACGTCCGTGCCCGCCCGCACCCGCCGTACCCGCCTGCGCCAACCGCACCCGCCCGTAGCGCCCGCACCCCGCACGGCCCGCACCCGCCTGGCCCGTGAAGCCGCTCCGCCCGCAGCTCCGCCACCGCCACCGCCACCGCCCTCGTGCCCACCCGGGCGCCGCTCCCGGCCCCGCGCCCACGGTCCTTGCAGCCGAAGCCAGTTGAGGAGTCGTCATGAGCAGACTCGACCGAAGAGACTTCCTGCAGATCGCCGGCGGCGCCGCAGCCGTCGGCGCGCTGCCGCTCGCCGCCGCCGCGCCCGCCGCCGCCTCGGAGGGCGGACCCGCCGCGAGCCGGAACGCCCACGGCGGCCGGGCCGGCCGCGGCGGCGCCCCGAAGGACGACGCCCCGCGCACGGCCGTCAGCACCTCCTGGACGGAGAACTGGGAGAGCGGCTTCATCACCGGCAACGGCAACCTCGGCGCCGTGCTCTACGGCCGCCCCGAAGCCCCCACCGTGCTGGTGAACCACAACCGGCTCTACACCTCGCAGTACCCGCCCGAGCAGCGCACCATCGCGGAGACCGCCGCGTATCTGCCGCAGATCCGGCAGATGATCCAGGAGCAGGGCTACACCGCCATGCTCGACTGGTCCTTCGCCCAGTCCACGGCGCACGGCCTGGCCCCCGACGAGTCCATCGACTACCATCCCGGGCTCTTCCTCACCGGCGCGCTCACCGGCGCCGACCAGGCCACCGGCTACCAGCGCACCGAGAACTTCGAGACCGGCGAGGTCACCACCACCTGGCAGGGCAGCGCCGGCACCTTCACCACCCGGGCGTTCGCCTCGCGCCCGGACAACGTTGTCGTCTACACCGTTGAAGGCCCCGGCCGGGGCGCCCTGGACGCCGTCTTCACCCTCGGCCCCGTCGGCACCGGCCTCATCACCCCCGGCCCCGCCCACGGCACCGACTGGATCGGCTTCCACAACCTCTACGCCCCGGGCAACGGAGGCTACGACGGCGTCATCCGGGTCGCCACCACCGGCGGCACGGCGACCACCGACGACACCACCATCACCGTCTAGGGCGCCGACCGCCTCACCCTGCTCATCCGCATCACCCGCTGGCGCCCGCCGCAGACCGGCGGCGTCCAGCAGCTGGCCGCCGAACTGCGCCGCCTCAAGCCCGACTTCGACGCACTGCTGCGCCCGCACGCCGCCGTCCACGGCGAGCTCTACAACCGGGTCCGGGTCGACTTCGGCGGCGGCGCCGACCGCGCGCTGACCACCGACGAGCTGCTCGCCCGCGCCCAGCGCGAACGCACCCTGCCGGCGGCCCTGCTGGAGAAGGTCTACGACGCCTGCCGCTACACCGTCATGTCCGCCAGCGGCGACCTGCCGCCCAACCTCCAGGGCATCTGGAACGGCAGCTGGAGCCCGCCCTGGCACAGCGACTACAGCGCCGACGCCAACCTCCAGCTCGCCGTCGACTCCATCGTCAGCGGCAACATGCCCGAGCTGATGGAGGGCTTCTTCTCCCTCATCGAGTCCGGCGTGCCGTCCTGGCGCGAGGGCGCCGCCAAGCTGGCCGGCTGCCGCGGCATCCTGTACCCGGCGCGGATGCAGGACCAGGGCACCTACTTCCAGCAGAACCACGACTGGCAGTGGTTCAACCAGGTCTCCATCGCCGGCTGGCTCGGCCACTACTTCTACGACTACTACCGCTACACCGGCGACCTGGACTTCCTGCGCCACCGCGCGATCCCGTACCTCAAGGACTGCGCCCTGTTCTACGAGGACTGGTGGACCGCCGACGCCGACGGAACGCTGCGCTCCACCCCGTCCTTCTCCTACGAGTCCGCCTTCGCCGACAACGCCACCATCGACTTCGCCGTCGCCAAGGAGGTGCTCACCAACCTGGTCGAGGGCTGCCGGCTGCTCGGCGTGGAGAAGGAGTCGGTGCCCCGCTGGGAGAAGCTGCTCACCCGCTTCCCCGCCTACATGGTCAACACCGCGGACACCACCGGCGGCACGCCGCCGCCGAACTGGCTGATGGACGGCGGGGTGCCGGCGGTCGCCGACGGCACCCTCAAGGAGTTCATCGGCGCGAACATGCTGGAGTTCCCGCCGCACCGCCATCTGTCGCCGCTGTACCCGCTGTTCGTCAGCAACGAGCTGAGCCCCGAGCAGACCCCGCAGATCTGGACGGCGGCGGAGAAGGCGTACGAGAAGAAGATCCGCAGCGTCACCGAGTCGGAGTCGCACTACCGGATGCAGGCGTCGCTGTGCGCCGCGCGGCTCGGCCGCGGCGACGACATCTGGAACTTCCTCACCCTGATGGCGGCGAACAACGTCTTCCACACCAGCCTGGTCCCCTCGCACTACGACGACCTGAACGTCTTCAACATCGACGCCAGCGGCGGCATCCCGGCCGTCCTGCACAACGCTCTGGCCTTCTCCGCCCCCGGCCGCCTGGACCTGCTGCCCGCGCTGCCCGGCGCGCTGGCCACGGGCAGCATCTCCGGCATCCTCGCCCGCGGCCGGATCACCATCGCCTCGCTGGCCTGGGACTACCCCGGCGGTACCGTCACCGCCCGGTTGGAGTCCGCGATCCGGCAGTCGGTCGAGCTGTCCGTGCCGCCGGGCCTGGACGGCACGGTGCTCACCGTGGGCGGCCGGCGGCAGCGGATCGGCGCGCTCGGCACGGCCGGCCGGCAGGGCGTCCGGGTCACGCTGCCCAAGGGCGCCACCGCGGTGGAGATCACCTTCACCCCGGTCGCGCCGCCGCCGGTGGCGCACCTGATCTCCTTCGGCGCCGCGGTCACAGCCTCCTCCACCCGCACCACCGACGGCGACGTCGGCCCGGAGAAGACCGTCGACAGTGACAGCACCACCCGCTGGACCAGCGACTACGCCGACAACCAGTGGCTCCAGCTCGACCTCGGCGCGGTCCGCTCCGTCACCGAGATCAAGCTCGACTGGGAGACGGCCACGGCCAGGGACTTCGCCGTCGACGTCTCCGCGGACGGCCACACCTGGACCACCGTCGCCACGGTCACCGGCAACTCCGCCGCCGGCTGGATGGACTTCCCGGGCCTGAGCGCGACCGGACGCTACGTACGGCTGGACCTGACGACCCGCGCCACCTCCTACGGCTTCTCGCTGTGGGACGTGGAGGTCTACGGCAGCTGATCCCCGCCGGCGGCCCCGCACCCGGGTGCGGGGCCGCCGGACCCGCTCGCACCCGCCCGCACCCGCCCGCACCCGGTCCGACGGTCCGACGGTCCGACGTTCCCGTGATCCGACGGTACGACGGTCCGACGCTCGGGATGTCCGGGCGCACGGCCGTTCTGACGGTCTGACGGTCTGACATTCCCGTGATCCGACGGTACGACGTACGGCGGTCCGATCGTCCGACGTCCGTTCCGACGCTCCGCCTTACGACGCTCCACCTTCCGACGTTCCGCCACCACCGCCCCGCCAAGGAGGCACCCGTGCGCGACGAACCAGCCGGGCCACCGGCCCAGCAGCCCGAGTCATCCCCGGCCCGGCGGCCCGCCCGGCCCGGGGTGTCCCGGCGCGGCTTCCTGGCCGCCAACTCCACCGTGCTCGCCGCCTTCGGCGCCGGCGTGCTGCTGCCCGCCGGAGCCGCCGCGGCGGCGGCCAAGGGGGGCGGGGGCCCGGCCGGCCGGGCCGCCTCGGACCTCGCCCGGTACCGCCCGGTGACGGCCTCCTCCACCGCGTACGCGGCCACCCAGCCGTCCTTCGCCACCGACGGCCTGGACGCGGTCGGCGTGCGCGGCAGCGGCTGGCGGGCCGGGACCGGCGACGACCCCCAGTGGATCGCCGTCGACCTCCAGCAGGTGTGCTCCGTCACCGGAGTCGACCTCGTCTTCGAGGCCACCGCCGACGACACCCCCTACCTGCCGTCCTCCGGCGCCCACTCCCGCGAGGGGTCCACCGGCGACGAGATCCAGTCCAGCTGCGCGGTCGCCTTCACCCTGGAGGTGTCCACCGACAACTCGACCTGGACCACCGTGCACCGGGAGACCGCGGGACGCGGCGGGGCCGTCAGCATCCCCCTCGACCCGCCCGCCACCGGACGCTGGGTGCGGATGACCGCGACCAGCCGCTCCTCCGCCGCGCCGCTGGGCCTCAACGGGTTCCAGGTGCACGGCACCGCGCACGGCGCCCGCCCCGCCGCCGAGGGCTGGACCGACTGGCACACCCTCGCCGGCCCGCCCCCGGAGCTGCGCGTCGCCGCCGACGGCAGCGTGCCCGTCGAGTCCGGCTGGACGGTCACCACCGACGACTTCGCGCCCTCCACGGACGGCGCCGTGCTGTCCGGCCCGGGCGTGGACACCTCCGCCTGGCTGCCGGCCACCGTGCCCGGCACCGTACTGGCCTCCCTCGTCGAGCAGGGCAAGCTCCCCGACCCGGTCCTCGGCCGGAACAACCTCCAGGTGCCCGAGGCGCTGTCCCGCCACTCCTGGTGGTACCGCAGGGAGTTCACCCTCCCGGCCGGCCTGGACCACGGGCCCGGCCGCCGCGTCCGGCTGGAGTTCGACGGCGTCAACCACCAGGCCGAGTTCTGGCTCAACGGCACCCGGCTCGGCACCGCCGTCCACCCCTACGCCCGGGCCGCCTTCGACGTCACCGACGCGCTGCGCCCCGGCCGCGGCCCCAACGTCCTCGCGGTGCGGGTCGACCCGATGCCCTACCCGGGCAGCCCCGCCGACAAGGGCCCCAGCGGCGACTCCTGGCTGGACGCCGGGAGCGGCACGATGAACCGCAACGCGCCCACCTACATGTCGATCTCCGGCTGGGACTGGATGCCGCCGGTCCGCGACCGCGCCACCGGCATCTGGAACCACGTGCGGCTGCGCTCCACCGGCACCGCCGTCGTCACCGACCCGTACGTCTCCACCAGGCTGCCCGACCTGCCGGACCTGGGCACCGCCGAGATCACCCTCACCGTCCCCGTCACCAACACCGCCGGCCGCGACCAGAAGGTCACCGTGCGGGCCGCGTTCGACGGGGTGCGTGTCGCCAGGACCGCCACGGTGCCGGCGGGCGCGACCACCGACGTCGTCCTCGCCCCGGCCGAGTTCCCCGCGCTGCGGATCGCCGACCCCGAGCTGTGGTGGCCCAACGGCTACGGCGAGCCCGTGCTGCACGACCTCACCCTCACCGCCGAGGCCGGCGGCGCCGTCAGCGACCGCCGCACCCTGCGGTTCGGGATACGGCAGTTCGACTACAGCTACAGCATGCCGGTCCCCATCGTGAACGGCCACGGCTCCCAGGTCCTCGACTTCACCGCCGTACAGGGCCGCTACGTGCGGCTCCAGGACATCCACCGGGCCACCCAGTACGGCATCTCGATGTGGACGCTGTCGGTCTACGCGGCCGGCGACCACTCCACCGACCTCGCCCTCGGCCGGCCCGCCACCGCCTCCTCCACCGACTCCAGCGCCGGCCCGCCGGGGAACGTCACCGACGGCGACTCCACCACCCGCTGGTCCTCCGGCTACCAGGACGGCCAGTGGATCCAGGTCGACCTCGGCTCGGCCGCGAGCGTCGACCGCGTCGCGATCGAGTGGGAGACCGCCTACGCCACCGACTTCACCGTGCAGGTCTCCGCCGACGGCCAGAACTGGACCGAGGCCACCTCCGTCGCCCAGAAGCCGGTGCAGCCGCTCCAGATCTCCGTCAACGGCACCCGCGTCTTCTGCCGCGGCGGCAACTGGGGCTTCGACGAACTGCTGCGCCGGGTGCTGGGCACCCGCACCGCCGACACCGTCGCCCTGCACCGCGACCAGAACTTCACCATGATCCGCAACTGGACCGGCTGCTCCAACCGCGAGGAGTTCTTCGCCGCCTGCGACGAGAACGGGCTGCTGGTCTGGAACGACTTCTGGGACGGCTGGTCGATGGATCCGCCGGACCACGCCGCGTACCTCGCCCTGGCCCGCGACACCCTGCGCGCCTACCGCAGCCACCCCTCGATCGCCGTGTGGTGCGGCGCCAACGAGGGTGCCCCGCCGACCCCGATCGACGACGGCGTGAAACAGCTCGTCGCCCAGGAGGACCCCGACACCCTCTACCTCGGCAGCTCCGCCGACGGCGTGGTCAAGGGCCACGGCCCCTACAGCTGGACCGACCCCGGCTCCTACTTCGGCACCGGCAACTTCGGCTTCCACACCGAGATCGGGATGCCCGTCCTGCCCGTCGCCGAGACCATGCGCAACCTCGTCGGGGACGAGGCGCCGTGGCCGGTCGGCGACGTGTGGGGCGCCCACGACTGGGCCCGCAACGGCGCCCAGGACCCGCGGGGCTACCAGGCGGCGATCGAGGACCGGCTGACCGCCGCCGACGACCTCGACACCTTCACCACCCGCGCCCAGCTCGTCAACTACGAGAACGCCCGCGCCATGTTCGAGGCGTGGAACTCCGCGCTGTGGGACAACGCCTCCGGGCTGCTGCTCTGGATGTCCCACCCGGCCTGGTACAGCACCGTCTGGCAGACCTACGACTACGACCTGGACACCAACGGCTTCTACTACGGCACCCGTTGCGCCTGTGAGCCGCTGCACATCCAACTGCGGCCCTCCGACGGCCAGATCACCGCCGTCAACCACACCCCGGCCGCGCTGACCGGCGCCACGGCCACCGCCACCGCGTACGACCTGCTCGGCAACCGGCTGGCCCCGCCGGCCTCGGCCACCGTGGACGTCGCCGCCTCGGCCACCGCGGACGGGCCCGTCGCCGCCTTCACCGCCGACCTGCCCGCCCTGCACCTGCTGCGCCTGGACCTCACCGCCGCCGACGGCACCCCGCTGTCGCGCAACACCTACTGGCGCTACCGGCAGCCCTCCGACCTGCGCGGCCTCAACTCCCTCGCGCAGACCCGCGTCACCGTCGGACAGGTCGCCGACGGGCACGGCCGGAAGGCCCGGGGGAGCCGCGGCCCCAGGGCGTCAGACCCCGGCGCGCTGACCTTCACGGTGCGCAACACCGGCGCCGCCACGGCCGCCATGGTCCGGATCTCGCTGCGCGACCGCGCCACCGACACCCGCCTCCTGCCCGCGTACCTCTCGGACAACTACCTGTGGCTGCTGCCCGGCGAGGAGCGCACCCTGACCGCGACCTGGCCGCACCCCACCCGCGGCGGCGACCGCCCCCGCATCGTCGTCGAGGGCTACAACGTGCCGCGCACCACGATCGGCTGAGCCGCCACGGCCGGCGGAGGGCCCAGCCCCGCTCCACGAGCGCCCCCGCCGGACCGCGCCGCGGAACACGGAGCGGAGCGGGCTCGCGGGCACCGCGGCGCCGCCCCCCAGGGTGGCGCCGTGGCCGTCTCCCGGTGCGAAGGGGTGCCGTGTCGCGTTCCTCTGGCGCGCCCTTCCACCGGACGTGCCGGCACTCCGGCGTCACAGCGGTGAGATCCCCGTGACCTCCCGGAAGTCCGGGTCGTCGCGCAGCGACCGGAAGTAGTCGTCCAGGTGGCCGCGGACGAGGCCGATGCCGTCCAGGTCGCGCAGTCGGCGCAGTTCGGTGAGCGCGTCGTCGCGGCGGCCCGCCATGGTGTACACGGAGGCCAGGTTGTACGCGATGTCGGTGACCTCGTAGTCGGCGGTGGCCTTCCGCCTGGCCAGCAGGAGATCCGCCTCCGCCTGCTCGTACCTGCCGAGGCGCTTTTCCGCCGCCGCCCGATAGGTGAACAGCCGTGCGACGAGGTCGGGTTCGGCGTCGGACGGCAGCAGAGCGATCGCGTCGCCGTACGCCCGCAGGGCGGCGATGTCGGACGAGGTCCCTCCGCGCGTGTTCGCGTGGGCCACCCCTCGGACGTAGTGGACCTCCCAGCCCGCGTCCGCCTCTCCCGCGTAGCGGTCGAGGTGCTCCGCCGCCTCCGCCCACCGCCGCTCGGCCATCAGCGCCCTGCCGAGGTTCAGCTCGGCGTCGAGCGGCACGGCCTCCGCCAGGGAGAGATCGCGCAGAGCCCCCACCGACGCTTCCAACTGCCCCATGTAGCCGAGCACCTGCCGGTCGACAGCGGCGGTTCCGGCGACCAGGCTCTCGGTGTCGACACCCGCCTGGGCAAGCGACGCGTCCAGGCCGCGACTCGCACGGTGAGCGAGCGTCGCCATGCGCTCGTAGGCGTCGTCGCGCAGGATGTCCTGCCGGTGCCGGGTCAACAGCTGATAGACGAACAGCATGGTCAAGGGGACGTCGACGACCGCGGCCACCGCGAACATCCCCGGTACCCAGCCCGGCAAACCGAC
Encoded proteins:
- a CDS encoding glycoside hydrolase N-terminal domain-containing protein; translated protein: MSRLDRRDFLQIAGGAAAVGALPLAAAAPAAASEGGPAASRNAHGGRAGRGGAPKDDAPRTAVSTSWTENWESGFITGNGNLGAVLYGRPEAPTVLVNHNRLYTSQYPPEQRTIAETAAYLPQIRQMIQEQGYTAMLDWSFAQSTAHGLAPDESIDYHPGLFLTGALTGADQATGYQRTENFETGEVTTTWQGSAGTFTTRAFASRPDNVVVYTVEGPGRGALDAVFTLGPVGTGLITPGPAHGTDWIGFHNLYAPGNGGYDGVIRVATTGGTATTDDTTITV
- a CDS encoding discoidin domain-containing protein encodes the protein MRPHAAVHGELYNRVRVDFGGGADRALTTDELLARAQRERTLPAALLEKVYDACRYTVMSASGDLPPNLQGIWNGSWSPPWHSDYSADANLQLAVDSIVSGNMPELMEGFFSLIESGVPSWREGAAKLAGCRGILYPARMQDQGTYFQQNHDWQWFNQVSIAGWLGHYFYDYYRYTGDLDFLRHRAIPYLKDCALFYEDWWTADADGTLRSTPSFSYESAFADNATIDFAVAKEVLTNLVEGCRLLGVEKESVPRWEKLLTRFPAYMVNTADTTGGTPPPNWLMDGGVPAVADGTLKEFIGANMLEFPPHRHLSPLYPLFVSNELSPEQTPQIWTAAEKAYEKKIRSVTESESHYRMQASLCAARLGRGDDIWNFLTLMAANNVFHTSLVPSHYDDLNVFNIDASGGIPAVLHNALAFSAPGRLDLLPALPGALATGSISGILARGRITIASLAWDYPGGTVTARLESAIRQSVELSVPPGLDGTVLTVGGRRQRIGALGTAGRQGVRVTLPKGATAVEITFTPVAPPPVAHLISFGAAVTASSTRTTDGDVGPEKTVDSDSTTRWTSDYADNQWLQLDLGAVRSVTEIKLDWETATARDFAVDVSADGHTWTTVATVTGNSAAGWMDFPGLSATGRYVRLDLTTRATSYGFSLWDVEVYGS
- a CDS encoding discoidin domain-containing protein, producing MRDEPAGPPAQQPESSPARRPARPGVSRRGFLAANSTVLAAFGAGVLLPAGAAAAAAKGGGGPAGRAASDLARYRPVTASSTAYAATQPSFATDGLDAVGVRGSGWRAGTGDDPQWIAVDLQQVCSVTGVDLVFEATADDTPYLPSSGAHSREGSTGDEIQSSCAVAFTLEVSTDNSTWTTVHRETAGRGGAVSIPLDPPATGRWVRMTATSRSSAAPLGLNGFQVHGTAHGARPAAEGWTDWHTLAGPPPELRVAADGSVPVESGWTVTTDDFAPSTDGAVLSGPGVDTSAWLPATVPGTVLASLVEQGKLPDPVLGRNNLQVPEALSRHSWWYRREFTLPAGLDHGPGRRVRLEFDGVNHQAEFWLNGTRLGTAVHPYARAAFDVTDALRPGRGPNVLAVRVDPMPYPGSPADKGPSGDSWLDAGSGTMNRNAPTYMSISGWDWMPPVRDRATGIWNHVRLRSTGTAVVTDPYVSTRLPDLPDLGTAEITLTVPVTNTAGRDQKVTVRAAFDGVRVARTATVPAGATTDVVLAPAEFPALRIADPELWWPNGYGEPVLHDLTLTAEAGGAVSDRRTLRFGIRQFDYSYSMPVPIVNGHGSQVLDFTAVQGRYVRLQDIHRATQYGISMWTLSVYAAGDHSTDLALGRPATASSTDSSAGPPGNVTDGDSTTRWSSGYQDGQWIQVDLGSAASVDRVAIEWETAYATDFTVQVSADGQNWTEATSVAQKPVQPLQISVNGTRVFCRGGNWGFDELLRRVLGTRTADTVALHRDQNFTMIRNWTGCSNREEFFAACDENGLLVWNDFWDGWSMDPPDHAAYLALARDTLRAYRSHPSIAVWCGANEGAPPTPIDDGVKQLVAQEDPDTLYLGSSADGVVKGHGPYSWTDPGSYFGTGNFGFHTEIGMPVLPVAETMRNLVGDEAPWPVGDVWGAHDWARNGAQDPRGYQAAIEDRLTAADDLDTFTTRAQLVNYENARAMFEAWNSALWDNASGLLLWMSHPAWYSTVWQTYDYDLDTNGFYYGTRCACEPLHIQLRPSDGQITAVNHTPAALTGATATATAYDLLGNRLAPPASATVDVAASATADGPVAAFTADLPALHLLRLDLTAADGTPLSRNTYWRYRQPSDLRGLNSLAQTRVTVGQVADGHGRKARGSRGPRASDPGALTFTVRNTGAATAAMVRISLRDRATDTRLLPAYLSDNYLWLLPGEERTLTATWPHPTRGGDRPRIVVEGYNVPRTTIG
- a CDS encoding tetratricopeptide repeat protein: MSNQGIDPGRVLAPTQLLAAVLVLLVVSVPAFITGAATVGLPGWVPGMFAVAAVVDVPLTMLFVYQLLTRHRQDILRDDAYERMATLAHRASRGLDASLAQAGVDTESLVAGTAAVDRQVLGYMGQLEASVGALRDLSLAEAVPLDAELNLGRALMAERRWAEAAEHLDRYAGEADAGWEVHYVRGVAHANTRGGTSSDIAALRAYGDAIALLPSDAEPDLVARLFTYRAAAEKRLGRYEQAEADLLLARRKATADYEVTDIAYNLASVYTMAGRRDDALTELRRLRDLDGIGLVRGHLDDYFRSLRDDPDFREVTGISPL